A stretch of the Aegilops tauschii subsp. strangulata cultivar AL8/78 chromosome 4, Aet v6.0, whole genome shotgun sequence genome encodes the following:
- the LOC109770856 gene encoding SNF1-related protein kinase regulatory subunit beta-1: protein MGNASGREEDAAAPGEADAADVDVEDGGDDSSARGFPPYGGGANHVRRACSVGVVGASAGPGSPPGSPGRSLSPRMFVPQTPVPPLQRPADVTPVFDEILMNEQEEEFDGPPQKEIPALIVWTLGGKNVSVEGSWDNWKSRKPMQKSGKDHSLLLILPSGVYRYRFVVDGERRCFPDLPCETDAMGNAVNLLDVHDFVPESVESVSEFEAPPSPESSYSFQSPEEKDFAKEPPALPSQLHLGVLNSQNSEEICARPQHIVLNHLFIEKGWGAHPLVALGVTHRFESKYVTVVLYKPIER, encoded by the exons ATGGGCAACGCCAGCGGCAGGGAGGAGGACGCCGCCGCGCCCGGGGAGGCCGACGCCGCCGACGTCGACGTGGAGGACGGAGGCGACGACTCCTCGGCCCGCGGCTTCCCTCCCTACGGCGGAGGCGCCAAccacgtgcgccgtgcgtgctcGGTGGGTGTCGTGGGGGCCAGCGCCGGGCCCGGATCGCCGCCCGGGAGCCCCGGCCGCTCCCTCTCGCCGCGGATGTTCGTGCCCCAG ACACCTGTACCTCCATTGCAAAGACCTGCTGATGTAACTCCAGTATTCGATGAAATACTGATGAATGAACAAGAAGAAGAATTTGATGGCCCCCCTCAAAAGGAAATACCTGCTTTGATTGTGTGGACTCTTGGAGGAAAGAATGTATCTGTTGAAGGATCTTGGGATAACTGGAAATCAAG GAAACCGATGCAGAAATCTGGAAAAGATCATTCTCTTCTGTTGATCCTTCCTTCTGGAGTTTATCGTTATAGATTTGTTGTAGATGGAGAGAGGAGATGTTTTCCTGACCTTCCATGTGAAACTGATGCCATGGGCAATGCTGTTAACCTACTTGATGTTCAT GATTTTGTTCCTGAAAGTGTTGAAAGTGTATCAGAATTTGAGGCTCCTCCATCCCCAGAATCTAGCTACAGTTTCCAGTCACCCGAGGAAAAGGACTTTGCGAAGGAGCCACCTGCTCTTCCGTCTCAGCTTCACCTCGGCGTTCTTAACTCACAGAACTCGGAGGAAATATGTGCACGGCCCCAACACATCGTCCTCAACCACCTTTTCATCGAGAAGGGTTGGGGTGCCCATCCGCTGGTGGCTCTTGGTGTAACCCACAGATTTGAGTCCAAATATGTAACGGTCGTCTTGTATAAGCCCATAGAACGATAG